Below is a genomic region from Candidatus Eisenbacteria bacterium.
CTCGGCGCCCGATTTTGACCGTCCCGTGACGCCTAGACCCCGCCCTCGTGCACGGTGTGCCGCAGCGAATTCGCAGGTTCGTTCGGGTCGAACCACACCCCGCACAGTCGCGAAGTTCCGAACTGGCCGGGGTTCACGACCACCGTTCGGTCGATTCGATCCCACCACGCACCCGAGACGCGCGGGGACTCGTGGATGTGCCCGCTCAGCACCAGCGGCACCGGATGCCGGCTCACGAACGAACGCACCGCTCGCGACCCCACGTGCTCGCGCGTCGCGATGCGGTCGCACGCGGTACCGTGCGGCGGCGAGTGCGTGACGAGAATCAGCCGCCCGGAGGTCGCCGACGGCTCGAAGGGAGCGAGTGCGTCCGCGATGGTGGGCGCACGGCGCTCGGCGTCGAAGCGGTGCGGGTGCAGGAGTCCGTCGCGGCTCGTCCAGCCATCGAGCCGTCGCGCGGGCTCGTCGACGCCGTCATCCCAGCGCTCCCAATCCTTGATCGCGAACGGCGTGATCGGCACCCACGAAAGTCCGGCGATCGAGA
It encodes:
- a CDS encoding metallophosphoesterase — protein: MHDWFFTSDLHGQGALYEQLVGLVAVRQPRAVILGGDLAPHASGTEGVAHQRVFLQGTLVEFARRVRESSPATTLMLMMGNDDWATNMDCLLAHDGELWQLLHERVFALDGFSIAGLSWVPITPFAIKDWERWDDGVDEPARRLDGWTSRDGLLHPHRFDAERRAPTIADALAPFEPSATSGRLILVTHSPPHGTACDRIATREHVGSRAVRSFVSRHPVPLVLSGHIHESPRVSGAWWDRIDRTVVVNPGQFGTSRLCGVWFDPNEPANSLRHTVHEGGV